gccaccgcattccagcttgggtgacagagtgacactccatctcataaataaattaataaagcagCCTATCTCTACTGGATTACATAATCCCTTTTTGCCTGCTTCATCCTCCATTCTTCCCAGTATCTATTGAAATTGAGAGCCCAAGTATTCTACGTTCTCAAAGACATTGAAGGAGACATGAAGACTACCGACAGCAAAAGGTGGGGACTTTGAAGATCAAGCACCGTTTGCTACGGGTCCTCGCTCTGCTGAAAAGCACCACGAGATTAATAAGCTGCATGAGATCACTAACCACCAGGTAGAAACACCTCTAAAATTGCTTACATATGTTAAACTGGATCTTTTACttttagcaaaagaaaacaacttaCCCATTGGAACGCCTGGAGATCCAAAAAGCTTTACTAGTTGCAAGGCAAACCCTTGTGATAATGGTAGCCCAAGGGAACTACAGTGAGTGCTTAAGTCTTGGTTGTCCTCAGCTGGTAATTGCTTAGGTTCTTCCCATCTTTTCAGCTTTCCATCAAATCTTTCATTTAAAAGGTGAAAATCAGAACTGATTCCCAAAGAGCACGAAGTGTCAGGATGACTGTGTAAAATTTCTGGGGAAATAAACCCTGCATCATTTAGTTTATTACCTACTCTTGTCTGAGATTCGAAAGTCAAAAACAGTTTCTTGTTTGTAAAAGATGCCTTCCAAATACTAGACATATTATGCAGCACAAAAGAAGgaatataatttttgtataaagatgCAGAGCACCTTAGTCTGTTAAATGACAGGCAATGAGAATAACGCTGTCCACCAATATTTAAAGGGGGAGCTTTGATAATATCAAGGTAAAACCACAATGCATGATGATCAAAGGTCATAAGTTTTTGCTTATTCTCCTCTTCACTGTTCCTTTCTGAAATTCTATCTTTTTCTTCTCCCAAAGTAATTTTTAGTCCATGTTTTTTTGTTAACAGGTCACATTTCTCCCTGTCTTTTACACTGATATGACTCTGTCCTAATAAGTTAAAATTTGGTACCAAATTGAaaatccttttcttattttttgttgattGTAAAGCGTTCTTTGGTATATCCAGTTGAGGTAAGCAGCTTCTGAAGAGGTTTGTTTCTATGAATGAATCTATAGTTTCAGGTGGAGGTGAAAAATCTTCATTTCCTATCAGTAGTTTATCTGTCAATATTTCTGGACTGCTTCCTGGTCCGGATGCTGCCACCGAAGTGAAGATCAATTGAATCCATTGCCCCCTGCTGTCAGGACCAGTCAACTTACGTGCTCTATCTTTCTTTGGTCTCTGTTCACATATAAACTTATGAGGTCCTGCAGGCCAGCTACCAAAATAGGGCTGTCTGTCAGAGCCCAGCTGTAAATCTTCATCAGATAAACTGGTTGTGAAAAAAACCCAGTGACTGATTTCAATTGCATACACTTGTTCCTCTCTTAAAACTTTATCTGACACTCTGATTCCACGTTGATGGCACAGAACGGGTTCACGTGGGAGACTTTTATCtcctatttctctcttcttcataAATGAGCATGAAGTTTCCGCAGCAAGGTTCTGGGTGTCTAACGCTATGGTATGCCTATCTCTAATATGCTTTTCTACCTTCATGCCAGAGCAGTCATCAGTTGTTACACAGGAAAGGTTTTGAGTCACTATTGGACTAGTAACAGAGGTTTCATCTGGCATCAGTGACAAACTTACAAACAAGTTATCACCTTCCTTAGAGAGGTAATTCTTTGGTGTATTGTCCAATTCAACTATAGACATAACGTTTTGGAAACTGTGTTTAGGatctttatttttccatcttttttctttatacccAGTCACAAAATCTCTGACTTCATTTTGTAGACCACCAATGAAAGGATATTCTGATTCTCTTCTGGTCTTTGCAATGTCTTCCTCTTCACTCTGAGATGGGTCCTGATCTCCTGGTGTAAGATCACTTAAGAATTCTAATGAGTTTTCCTCCATGATTTTATTCTGACTgttctgctttttgtttctttttctgttcctcttctgTTTGGTTTTGCTGAGCCTATGCccagttttcttcaaaactctTCCTCTGAAATAtcaaagaattaagaaaatatatgacTTAATTACATGTATAACATAAGCAAACTATAACATCATACTCTTCATGTGCAGATTTAAAAACCTTTAGTACAAGAGAATCTCAAGTGTGcatgtacttttttgtttgtttgtttgtttgttttttgagacggagtctcgtttcatcgcccaggctggagtgcagtggtgcgatcttggctaactgcaacctccgcctcccaggttcaagtgattctcctgcctcatcctcgcaagtagctggcattacaggtgcccaccaacacgctcggttaattttttagtagagacggagtttcaccatgttggccaggctcctgacctcaggtgatccgcccgcctcagcctcccaaagtgctgggattacaggcaagtgctacCACGCTGGCCatactttatattatatttaaaatcacttttaaaaagagatacTTTAATCCTATACATTAAAAATGGGTACACTTTGAGAAAGTTAAAGCAAATATGCATACAATCATTtcagaaataacttttaaaaaacctaaTATTTTCCTTAAAGGAAATAGTTCATATATAAGCATGTATTAACAGGGatattttctgagaaatgcatcgttaGGCAATTTTATcactgtgtgaacatcacagTGTACTTATACAAATCTACGTGATGTAGTCTACACCACACCCAGGCTATAttatatagcctattgctcctaggctgaaAAACTACAGCCTGTTACTACACTGCATACTATAGGCAATCATAAAACGttagtaagtatttgtgtatctcaaCATAtctagaggccaggcacggtggctcacgcctgtaatccaggactttgggaagctgaggtgggtgatcacctgaggtcaggagttcgagaccagcctccaGTATCTCCTCTCACTTCCTGTTGTTTCTTGTTTGATTTGATCCAGAGAAAGGAGATGCAACAGGAGAAATGTCTCAAGATACAAGTTACTGATAATAGGAGTCAAGGCCCAAGAACTGCTGTCATGAAAAGGACTCAACCCTTGCCAGCTGAGTATCTTCTGTTTATGCACATGTGAGCGTTTGAAGatgagaggaggaagaaaagagagaaggaaatgttttgtacaattttctttttaaatcaagaGGCAGTGTTGCATAATGGTTAAAGAGCGTGGACTTTAGAGTGAATCAAACTAGGTCTGAACCTGCCACTAGCCACGTGACCCTGAGCACATTCTTCAGCTTCTCTGTATATCAGTTGtctttgtaaaatggggttaagTCTCGCCTTTGCCCTTACTTGATATAGTTTTGAAGATTAGGTGAGTTGGTACATGTAAAGCAATTAAACAGTCCCAATACATAAAGgtaacatcttttttttaaagccagttttCCAAGTACAGTTGTAGACCTTAGTCTTTCTGATGGTATATGGAACTATAGACATTTTGGTGATGAGCCATATTTCAGTAACTGCATTTCCCTATATTAGGGCTCTCTTTCTTTGTACAGTAGAGAGCTGTTCTGAGGGACAGTGACCACACATTAAGTGCATTAAGCTCCATAGAATCACAGTGCTGCAGTGAGTCTCTTACATCCTTAGCATATTACCATGTAATCAAATGAATAATGCAACAACAAactctatttgttttcttttctccttgccCTGAAACAGAATGGTTCACATTTGAGTAAAGACAGGGGAGTTTGTTTTCAGAATGACATACTAGTCTGCAGGATGAATTTCATAACTGACATTGTACCTTGGACTGCAACCAGGACTTTCATTGGAATCAGGTAGAACTAACCATGAAGGAGCCTCTCTCCCTCATCTGCCCTCAGGTCAAGGCTCCATATGAGCAATGGAAAAGCCAGGCTAGATGGCCCATAACTGAGATCAACAGATGGGCACACGTGCCTCCTCCTGGAGCTAATTCACTCATGGGGTGGAGGCAGTGAGAAGGGATCACATTCTGGATActgttttgaaggaaaaataagcaaGATTTGAAAACAAATCAGATATAGGGTATGAGGAAAAAGATAAGAATCAAGTATGAGTACCAGGAGATTGGCCTAATTAGAGGGATGAAGTGGTTACTTACTGCAACATAAAAGTCTGCGAGATATGGGTTTGGAGAGAGGGTTGGTAAATCAGTTCCCTCAAAGTCCAGCTCAGAGTAGGCTAATCTGTCCTTAAAAAAGAGGtcagaaagtgaaaaagaagagGGCTTCTCTAATACTCCCCGAGTTCCTTTGCTTTCTAAGCAGATTACAATCAGCTGGTTAGGAACAGGATACTAGGGACCCTgctaatgtctttttttgttgttttttcctcctGAGTCTGCTTTCTAGGGAAGGACCTGCTAATGCTAACAACCCACTATGGTTGCTAATGCTAACAACCCAGAGAAGTAAACACTGGACCATGAAAGAATAAGGTGgtttaaaaagtaaactattGGAGTCTGGGAGATCAGGCAGTTTATTAAGGCAGTTTGCTAAGAGTTAATCAAAGAAATCTCTAAGGATTAGAATTCCAACTGAAAATACAACAGAATGCCAAGAGGTGTGAAAATCCTCAGACTGACTCTACAGTGAAGTGCCAGAGACATATACCAGTTCTGCACCACTGGAGCTCTATATAGCTACCGTCCTTATTTCAGAAACAGTGGACATGGCTTTCTGGAAAGGAAACACAAACCAATAACAGTGACTTGTGAATCCCCTGGGAAATAAGAGActtggtagtgatggtggtggtgataactTCTGCTTGAATGTGGCTAATCAGTAGATGCATTTTCTTTAGAAACATCTATCTAGAAAGTGTGAGAATCTCATCAAAGCTGTGTCAAGGATCATTAAATGTGATCTCACTGGTGCTGATTCATTTAGGAATGAATGGCaccattagaagaaaaaaaatcactaaataaaAGTTAGTCATGGAGAGGAAATCAAAAGAGTTAGAGGCACAGGATGTAGCTTTGAAAAGAAcgaagaaattaagaaatgaacAAATGGTAACATATCTATGATGAGTAAGATTTTGCTTTCTAGATGATAGCTTAGAATCCAAGCTGCTAGGTAGCGATGGAGTGTACCTCTCAAGAATTAGAAAGTGTTTGTTCAGATACAAGCTAACCTAACCAAGTGAACTGTGACCGGATGACAAAGGTGAGAGAGCATCCAGATAAAGCTGAAGAAAGCAGGAAGGGAGGTTGGAAAGCATGGTGAGTAATAAccttcatggaaaaaaaaataattaagggggccagaagaaaacatttcccAATGCAGAATCCTAGATACTAATTTATGATAATGGGCAATAAATGAAGTAAATCTGAGATTAAATCACATGCAGATTATAAAAGGTCTCATGGCTTTGTGGAATGACCAGTTGAAATAACTGAGGCCAGGTCCTGGTCCTGTTTCAGTAATAGCCAAGTCCAGGCCTTAGCTAGCAGTGGGATCCCTCAGCTAGCAGTGGGATCTTGGGCAAATCATGTCTTTCTAAAACGAGGAAAATACCCCTCCTTGCAAAGCTGTTGTAAGGACTACTAATATAGATACTCTTAAATAACCTCTACTCAACTGATAGAGCAGATCAATTGATTGTCTCCATTGCCTCTGTACAATAAGGACAGATATTAATGACTCACACTAAATGCTCCCAGCTAGATGGCTGCTCTCCAGTGTAACTGAATGCTTTTGCTGTCACTGTTTAGAACTGTATATGTATAAAGAGTCAGATGGGTTTATTCCCAAGTCTGTTTATGCcaataataatttttactatAATTATATAGTTTGTCTCACTAAACATGAAGTGTTAAACAACTGTTAAATAGGCAGGATAACTATGAAATTTggttaaaaacaataaagaccTATGATTATGCACTCATATTGCTTTGAATATTTCTTTGGGTTCTACTTCCAATTTATATCAACAGAAACTAGAAATTCCTGACTACACACTACAGATGTGGTTTATGCATGAAAAAAGTTAAACTGCACTGaacaaaattatacataaaaattgCTGAATAAATacacttaaaacatttattttaagttcaaataaaatgtttaaagcatgtatcatttcaaaataattctttaaacaattttttcaaTGAACTAACCAGCTATCTGTCCCAATCATGTGAGAGAAGAGGGctttaattataaataaagcacCTATTACAATGCTTGACACATAGTGGGTACTTCATAAATGGcagctcttatttttattatgtattaacaacaacaaaagcaatctTATAAATTTCACTGAGACTCCTATGGTGCAATTCAAGAGCAGAATGTGGCAATGTGATACTTATGCTTTACTTAAAACAAACAGTTGAGTTAGGAGAACTGGAAAATTCTCCAAAAATGTAATTTACTTAATGTAATTGCAAATGATTGGAAGtggaaaaaacttttttaaactaAGTGGCATATATAGACAAACTGATAAATCCACCATCTTTCTCAGAGATTAAAACACCtttctcagtaattgatagaacaatGAGACAAAAGAAAGACACAGAAGTTTAACTAGCATAATAATGATTGAGCACACTAACATGGAACACCACATCCAACAATTGGTGAAAACACATTCTTTTCACACTCACATATAATATCTATAGAAATTAACTAGGCCATAAAGCTAGACCCCCACAGATTTCAAAGAATTACTAATGTATGGACCATAATATAGTTAACCTTGAACTTAGTAACAgtaatttttttggaaaaaattataaacatggaAAAATTTATAGGTAGaaaaattataatggaaataCTTAGAACTGAAtaacagtaaaaaatatatatataaaaagtgatttttgtttgtttgttttttaagacagaatcttgctctgttacccaggctggagtgtagtgatatgatcacagctcactgtagcctctacctccagggttcaagtgattctcctgtctcagactccagagtagctgggactacaggagcgccaccatgcctggctctttttctttccttcctttccttcccttttttcccttcttttccttccttccctccctcccacccacccctgcttctctctctcttgctctctctttctttctgacgTGTTctccatgttgtctaggctggtctcaagctcctggactcaaacgatctgcctgcctcagcctcccaaagtgctgggaatacaggtgtgagccactgcacctggcctaaaaagtGATACTTAAAGGGATATTTGCATGAACATTcacattaaaaaggaaagacaCAAAATTAATGAGTCAACCACACAactgaagaagttacagaaaagaagagcaaaataaacttcaaaaaagTAGAAGAGGCTAaccatggtggtgcacgcctgtaatcctagcaatttggaaacctgaggtgggaggattgcttgaggtcaggagttttaagaccagcctgggcaacatagcaagattctgtccatattttaaaaaaagaaaataatatatctacacacacatattcttttAAGTAGAAGAAAGGGAATAATAAAAAACACAACCTCCTGGTGagattaaggaagaaaaaaaggaaatgagcattagaaatagaaaagaaggcACAAGTACAGAtccagagaaattttaaaagataaaagatgaaTTATATGAATAACTTTATAacaacaaatttgaaaatttaagtgaaatgtaatttatgcatttatttatatatttagctaGAAAATACaagttatttaattaatttatttttgagacagggtctcactctgttgcccaggctggagtgcagtggtgtgatcatggctcactgcaaccttgagctcccaagctcaagcaatccccctcacctcagcttcccatgtagctgggaccacaggtatgtgccaccatgcccagctgcccaactatttttttttttttaagagacagggtctcactatgttccccaggctggtcctgaactcctaggctcaagcaatcctcttgccttggcctcccaaagtgctgggattacaggcccagcaCACACAGCCAAAAACACAAGTTATTAAAATTgactaaaaagaaacagaaagcctgGGTAGTCCTAGAATGGTAAAACAATAAAGGTTAAGTTTTTCCCCCCAGCAAGGGAATTCCAAGTTCAGGTGACTTTTCAGAAAAGTTCTACCAAATATTCAAGGAATTGTTCATTGCAATTAGATGCACaattttccagagaaaagaaaaagaaagaatacctccagcttttttttcaaaatgctaACATAGATTGATAGAGCCAGGAAGTTACACAAAAATGAGAACTTTCAGACTAGTCTCAGTTAAATACAAAAACCCTAAATAAAATATCACCAAACTACCTCCAGTAATGTGTAAAACAGATAATACATTATGATTTAACTGGTTTATCTCAAGATTGCAAGACTCATTTATACTAGACTATCCATTAATATAATTAACCACATCAGCAGGTTAAAGGAGAAAACACATCTAAAAGCTTTTTAATAGTGgtagaaattgttttatttattttctatctgtGTACTTAAAACACTCAAAATccattactatttaaaaataacacacataACTCTTAGTAAACCAGGAATAGATGAGAACTTCCTTAATTAACAGTGAGTACTATGATCCTATCACAAACAATTTCTAATatgagaaatattaaaaacatttctttaaatcagaaacaagacaagaaaGCCTATTATCACCAGTTCCATTCAACATTGTATAGGCCCTCTGTATTCATGAAAgatatatcagacaaaatagaaaaggaaaataacgAAGAGATACAAGGActgtaaaggaagaaaaaaattattattcttggcagggcacgatggctcacatctgtaatcccagcactttgggaagccgaggcaggtggattgagtttgggagttcgagaccagcctgaccaacatggagaaaccctgctactaaaatacaaaaaattagctgagcatggtggcgggcgcctgtagtcccagctacttgggaggctgaggcagaattgcttaagctgaggaggcagaggttgcagtaagcccagatctggccactgcactccagcctgggtgacagagggagactctgtcttaaaaaaaaaaaaaaaaaaaaaaaaaaaaaggcaactaaTGAGTGATGTCAGCAAAAATGGTGGAGTAACAAACTCCAAAAGCTCATCCCTTCACAACAGAAGTGACTAAACAGGAAAGAACTGTCAGAATCAACTTTATCAGAACTGTGAAAACAGATCAAGGGTTTACAGCAACTGGGCAAAAtgtttaataaagagaaaaaaaaagaaagctgagtCTCAGTAGGAAatatttgttagtttttaaagtttttatgaaGCAGGGTATggctgtttcctaggctggagtgcagtggctattcacagaacTGAGCACAGCACACTacggcctcaaactcctggcctcaagttattctcctgcctcagcctccgaagcggctgggactataggcatacgccactgtgcccagctctttCTAGTGGTTTTAACTTACTCTGGCCCCATCTACTGCTCTGCAGATTAATACTGGCTCTGAAGACAACAACCTACTTTCCCAGCACCGGTGTTTATTACCAAGGGTGGCAGAAAGGACCTTCTTCTCAGagaattgttgttgttttgaccTTGCTGGTGACTCCGAGCTCAAAGTGCTTGCGCCTATTTTAACTAACTCAAAACTTTCCTAGGACAAACACAACCACCCAGTGTAGGGGgcatttattgaatacatttaAAGGCAAATGAATTAGCCACTGTCAGTTGGGGTAAGGCATAACTGCCACTCGGGGTAAACAACAGATAATCCAAAAAGCTTGAGAAGAAAAGATGAGAAGTGAAGCATTTTAGGGAATAAGGGCTTTGAAAAGCTCCCACATATTCCTGGGAATCTAGAAGGCCATGCACTTACCCAAGTCAGGCTGTATGCTCAGAAAAGACCTAAAAAACTGTCGCTTCTGGCTGACACCCAGATTCTATACAAGCAGGAAAAGACAAGGGCAGAATTATAAACAGCCTTAGTGTAGAAGGTGTCCCAACACATACACAAAGATGGAATAtttttgttgatgatgatgatgttgttGTTCCAGATGTTTAAGGAAACATATGTTGAATCACTAGCTGACTACTAAACTAATGGAACAAAGACTTCAGTAGAATATAGATTTTACAAAATTAGTAcagaaaagtcacaaaacaacAGTTACAACAAGGAGCAGAAACAAACCTTCAGGAGGGGTGAAATATGATTACAGATTTcccacattatattatttaaaatgtctaatTTTCACAAAACCTATGAGATATACAAAGAAGTAACTGTGGCCtatacacaggaaaaaaagaaattaataggaACAATCATTGACAAAGCCTAGACATTGGACTTATCAGGCAAAGACTTTatgttaactattttaaatatgctaaaagaaacaatggataaacaactaaaaacaaataagaacaatGACTCACCAAATAATTAATATCAATAAATAGATGGAAGTTAGAAGGAGGGGCTTCGAGACAGCTGGCTAGAGGCATCCAGCACTCACCTCCTCCATAAAGAAGACTCAAAATAACAAGTAGATAATCATACTCTGAATAGAGCATTTAAGAGAGAACAGTGGAATACACCTAAGACACAGAGGGATCAGAAGGCAAGGCTACCAGCTTAGTTGGGATCAGCTGGGAGCCCAGAGAAGCTTCCCAGTACAGAGAAAAGGTCAATGACCACAGACTCTTGTAACCTGGGCCAGGAGAAAACCCCTTGACCCTTGTAAGCCCTGAGACTACTGGAGGGAGCTGCCCGGAGATGACATGATAGCACCGCTCCAGAAAGGAAGCTCACACCAGGTCCCACTGCCCTACAACTCCTAAGCAGCAGCAGCACGGCACTATTTTGAGAGCCTAGTCCATGCCAGACTGCATGCTGCTCACATCACTAGAGATATCCTCCCACATCCATCCAGAGGGCTGTAGCAGTACAATGCTGGTTAAACCCAGGGGAGTAGCAGGGAACTCAGCACTCTAGCACATACAGTGTGCTGCACCTTGGGGAATGTGCAGTGTACCACACTGGGGAGGCTGCCCCCAGGACAAAGGGAACTAAACTGTGTGCTTTCTAGAACCTGAGACTGCCTACCTGGGGCAGCCACCACAGACAGTGACCCCATTCTCCCAGCAGCAGGGCTGATGTGCACAATCCCTGAGAACAGACTCTGCCGCTGCCCATTgcagctgccactgctgctgcagGGGCTGAAGCACGCACTTCAGGCAGTAACCACACCCTCTTCAGCAGCAAGGTCAAAGCACACTTGCACATGCCTTGAGGACAGGTCCCTCAGCTGTCCCAAACCCCTGCACTCTCAACACTTTTGCAACCACCTAAGCACTCCACCCGGGCCTGGGGCTCACCCTGCCCTGCCCACTACAGGTGGTGCCTCAGCATACTACTGAAACTACTGAAGACAGGCCTGCTCAGCCTAACACTGCCTCCCACTCAGTGCCCAAGCCCACTACCCTGAAGCCTGAGGATTGCCCCACCCTATCCACCACTGGTGGGATCTCTGCACTCCTCTTCAGAACCCGAGGACAGGCTTACCCTGTCTGCCACTACCAGCACAGGCAGCATCCACTCAAATGTGCCATCTGGACGTCTGGGGACTGGCCCACCCAGCTTGTCACAGCCAATGCTAACACAAACATATGCTACTTCAGAGCCTGATGGTGGTCCCATCACCATAACTGCCATCACCCAAACAagcacactgcccaggagaccgAGAACCTACCCCCCTACCTGGTTCACTGCTGCTACTCCTGGTACCTGAGCAAGTGCCTAGAGGCTGAAGAATCAGCATATTGGGACCCACTAACACTGGTGCTCATCTGTGCCACCCAGAGGCCCAAGGAAAGGCATACTCAACCTGCCAGTGCCACCAGTTGAGCTTGAGGACTGAGGACTGGCAACCCCTTCCACAGTAAACCTCATCACAATTTCCACTAACAAACTCAGCCTAAGCCACTGAGAAAACCACAAACACCACAGATGCTGTTTACAGTTGAAGAAATCATATGGAAACTGCATGACTCCATGCACCCAGAATGACAGCTAAAGTGTCCTACCCAACCAACACCATAGATACATCCTTAGGAAGAAGTCTTCCCCTATAAAAGCCTATCCAAAAAAAGTTGGATGTGACTGTTATACCAGATATGCAGATATCaacataaggaaaaaataaacatgaaaacacAAGGAAATATGACAACTCGAAAGGAACATAATAATTCTTCAGCAATAAATTCcagtggaaaataattttatggaattccagaaaaagaactcaaaataataataatcaaagtagctcagtgaaatacaagagaatatagataaataatacaaagaaatcagaaacacAATTCaagatatgaatgagaaattcaccagagatagatatcataaaaaagaaccaaacaaaaatcCTGGAACTGAAGAATTCAATGACTGAAACAAAAAATTCATTTGAGAACTTCCACAATAAACTAGAGCTatcagaagaaagaatctcagaacttaaagacaagtctttttaaataacccagtcagacaaagataaaaaaataaatatataggctGAGTGTGAGGGCTCATGCCcacaatcccagcaccttgggaggctaaggtgagcggatcacttgagctcaggagttcaagaccagcctggccaaagcaTGGTGAAAtcatatctctactaaaaatacaaaaacttagcccagcatggtggcttgtgcctgtagtcccagctacttgggaggctgaggcacgggaattgcttgagcctgggaggtggaggttgcagtgagctgagatcatgccactgcactccagcctggggaacagagcgagattccatctcagaaacaacagcaacagcaacaacaacaaatcaaaccaacaactaaataaataaatacataaatacataaa
The window above is part of the Macaca mulatta isolate MMU2019108-1 chromosome 17, T2T-MMU8v2.0, whole genome shotgun sequence genome. Proteins encoded here:
- the N4BP2L2 gene encoding NEDD4-binding protein 2-like 2 isoform X9, whose product is MLDRYEYQMSISIVMNSVEPSHKSTQRPPPPQGRQRGRVLKKTGHRLSKTKQKRNRKRNKKQNSQNKIMEENSLEFLSDLTPGDQDPSQSEEEDIAKTRRESEYPFIGGLQNEVRDFVTGYKEKRWKNKDPKHSFQNVMSIVELDNTPKNYLSKEGDNLFVSLSLMPDETSVTSPIVTQNLSCVTTDDCSGMKVEKHIRDRHTIALDTQNLAAETSCSFMKKREIGDKSLPREPVLCHQRGIRVSDKVLREEQVYAIEISHWVFFTTSLSDEDLQLGSDRQPYFGSWPAGPHKFICEQRPKKDRARKLTGPDSRGQWIQLIFTSVAASGPGSSPEILTDKLLIGNEDFSPPPETIDSFIETNLFRSCLPQLDIPKNALQSTKNKKRIFNLVPNFNLLGQSHISVKDREKCDLLTKKHGLKITLGEEKDRISERNSEEENKQKLMTFDHHALWFYLDIIKAPPLNIGGQRYSHCLSFNRLRCSASLYKNYIPSFVLHNMSSIWKASFTNKKLFLTFESQTRVGNKLNDAGFISPEILHSHPDTSCSLGISSDFHLLNERFDGKLKRWEEPKQLPAEDNQDLSTHCSSLGLPLSQGFALQLVKLFGSPGVPMESLLPDDYVVPLDWKTLKMIYLQWKMSVEKRQKKMVEK
- the N4BP2L2 gene encoding NEDD4-binding protein 2-like 2 isoform X5 — protein: MRRGRVRILLGQNRDGIVFSTDDYFHHQDGYRYNVNQLGDAHDWNQNRAKQAIDQGRSPVIIDNTNIQAWEMKPYVEVAIGKGYRVEFHEPETWWKFDPEELEKRNKHGVSRKKIAQMLDRYEYQMSISIVMNSVEPSHKSTQRPPPPQGRQRGRVLKKTGHRLSKTKQKRNRKRNKKQNSQNKIMEENSLEFLSDLTPGDQDPSQSEEEDIAKTRRESEYPFIGGLQNEVRDFVTGYKEKRWKNKDPKHSFQNVMSIVELDNTPKNYLSKEGDNLFVSLSLMPDETSVTSPIVTQNLSCVTTDDCSGMKVEKHIRDRHTIALDTQNLAAETSCSFMKKREIGDKSLPREPVLCHQRGIRVSDKVLREEQVYAIEISHWVFFTTSLSDEDLQLGSDRQPYFGSWPAGPHKFICEQRPKKDRARKLTGPDSRGQWIQLIFTSVAASGPGSSPEILTDKLLIGNEDFSPPPETIDSFIETNLFRSCLPQLDIPKNALQSTKNKKRIFNLVPNFNLLGQSHISVKDREKCDLLTKKHGLKITLGEEKDRISERNSEEENKQKLMTFDHHALWFYLDIIKAPPLNIGGQRYSHCLSFNRLRCSASLYKNYIPSFVLHNMSSIWKASFTNKKLFLTFESQTRVGNKLNDAGFISPEILHSHPDTSCSLGISSDFHLLNERFDGKLKRWEEPKQLPAEDNQDLSTHCSSLGLPLSQGFALQLVKLFGSPGVPMESLLPDDYVVPLDWKTLKMIYLQWKMSVEKRQKKMVEK
- the N4BP2L2 gene encoding NEDD4-binding protein 2-like 2 isoform X3, translating into MSYGEIEGKFLGPREEVTSEPRCKKLKSTTEAYVFHNHSNADFHRIQEKTGNDWVPVTVIDVRGQSYLQENKTETTDLHRPLHDEMPGNRPDVIESIDSQVLQEVRPPLVSTDDEIYSTSKAFIGPIYKPPEKKKRNEGRNEADALNGINGRGGQKEKQKFNSEKSEIDNELFQFYKEIEELEKEKDDFENNCKESEPSQEQLIPFYQGHNNGLLKPDEEKKDLSNNVFPSHCDYQQNLGNETGKYPCNGQIIPTFCDTSFTSFRPEWQAVHPFIVPHGPPLPSLNYHLNIQRFSAPRNLPSNIFQAQDDSQIQNGYYVNNCHVNWNCMTFDQSNEYTDCSENRSSVHPSGNGCSMQDEYVSNGFCEVRERYWKDPGMDKHNGTDRFVNQQFQEEKLNKLQKLLILLRGLPGSGKTTLSRRNKHGVSRKKIAQMLDRYEYQMSISIVMNSVEPSHKSTQRPPPPQGRQRGRVLKKTGHRLSKTKQKRNRKRNKKQNSQNKIMEENSLEFLSDLTPGDQDPSQSEEEDIAKTRRESEYPFIGGLQNEVRDFVTGYKEKRWKNKDPKHSFQNVMSIVELDNTPKNYLSKEGDNLFVSLSLMPDETSVTSPIVTQNLSCVTTDDCSGMKVEKHIRDRHTIALDTQNLAAETSCSFMKKREIGDKSLPREPVLCHQRGIRVSDKVLREEQVYAIEISHWVFFTTSLSDEDLQLGSDRQPYFGSWPAGPHKFICEQRPKKDRARKLTGPDSRGQWIQLIFTSVAASGPGSSPEILTDKLLIGNEDFSPPPETIDSFIETNLFRSCLPQLDIPKNALQSTKNKKRIFNLVPNFNLLGQSHISVKDREKCDLLTKKHGLKITLGEEKDRISERNSEEENKQKLMTFDHHALWFYLDIIKAPPLNIGGQRYSHCLSFNRLRCSASLYKNYIPSFVLHNMSSIWKASFTNKKLFLTFESQTRVGNKLNDAGFISPEILHSHPDTSCSLGISSDFHLLNERFDGKLKRWEEPKQLPAEDNQDLSTHCSSLGLPLSQGFALQLVKLFGSPGVPMESLLPDDYVVPLDWKTLKMIYLQWKMSVEKRQKKMVEK